One genomic region from Lineus longissimus chromosome 6, tnLinLong1.2, whole genome shotgun sequence encodes:
- the LOC135489103 gene encoding dopamine receptor 1-like: MEYSGSEIDPSGFPITFTEDVNITQFGLNDTMVGPKYTGWQAVMIGIVCSFVIFLSIGGNLLVVIAVFTERTLRKTTNFFYVSLAIADMLVAILVMTFAVANDIMGYWIFDNMFCSIWISFDIMSSTSSILNLCTISMDRYIHIKFPFRYEACMTNKLALGIITGVWVCSALISFLPIHLGWHSLSNDYTVPRLQPNGVFQCYLELNASYAVISSCVSFYVPCAMMIGIYWRMYKYAQKHVKNIKRTCGPESGERVTDQKAAITLGVIMGTFLFCWFPFFTMNIIASACGDCVSPDLFSGLTWLGYINSCLNPIIYSIFNTEFRRAFYKILCMKMMPCCQVDKSLSFKLTRTHSTSQSYRSQAEVALNGSSNPNVRKPLNHDLP, translated from the coding sequence ATGGAGTACAGTGGCAGCGAGATTGATCCCAGTGGGTTCCCGATAACATTCACGGAGGATGTGAACATAACTCAATTTGGTCTCAACGACACAATGGTTGGACCAAAGTACACTGGGTGGCAGGCGGTTATGATAGGGATCGTCTGTTCTTTTGTGATATTTCTCTCCATCGGTGGTAACCTTTTAGTAGTCATAGCCGTCTTCACGGAACGGACTCTACGAAAGACTACCAATTTTTTCTACGTGTCCTTAGCCATTGCTGATATGCTGGTGGCGATTTTGGTGATGACGTTCGCCGTCGCCAATGACATCATGGGTTACTGGATATTCGACAACATGTTTTGCTCCATTTGGATAAGTTTTGATATTATGAGTTCTACGTCATCGATTTTGAATCTATGTACAATTAGCATGGACCGCTACATTCATATCAAGTTTCCATTCCGTTACGAGGCCTGTATGACCAATAAACTCGCCCTTGGCATCATCACCGGCGTCTGGGTGTGTTCGGCCCTCATATCATTTCTACCCATCCACCTGGGCTGGCATTCGCTCAGCAATGACTACACCGTGCCGCGACTTCAGCCAAATGGCGTCTTCCAATGTTACCTAGAACTCAACGCTTCATATGCCGTCATATCTTCCTGTGTTAGTTTCTACGTCCCCTGTGCTATGATGATAGGTATCTACTGGCGAATGTACAAATATGCACAGAAACatgtcaaaaatatcaaaagaacTTGCGGGCCCGAATCAGGTGAGCGTGTGACGGATCAAAAAGCAGCTATCACCTTGGGTGTCATCATGGGAACTTTTCTATTCTGCtggtttcctttttttaccaTGAACATCATCGCTTCTGCTTGCGGTGACTGTGTTAGCCCCGACCTCTTCAGTGGTTTAACGTGGTTAGGTTACATTAACTCCTGTTTAAACCCAATCATTTATAGTATATTCAACACAGAGTTTAGGCGCGCTTTTTATAAGATTTTGTGTATGAAGATGATGCCATGTTGTCAGGTTGATAAGTCGCTATCGTTTAAGCTCACCAGAACGCACAGCACGTCGCAGTCCTACCGATCACAGGCTGAGGTCGCTCTCAACGGCAGCTCAAATCCAAATGTCCGCAAACCATTGAACCATGACCTGCCGTAA